From Homoserinimonas aerilata, a single genomic window includes:
- a CDS encoding ABC transporter substrate-binding protein produces MKFRTIRGPLAIIASVATVAGLAACSPADTASQGDTSGERTSVTIQIDGAAVPYYAPLYEAAEQGYFEEAGLDVEFTYAEASSVLQNVAAGNVQFGFPNGDSVITAKANGVDVEVVHTTYQQGIGAVLFNKETNPITKPEDLKGKTVAVTDLGSPNYIQLQAMLADAGMSVSDLNVVTVGSGSIVAALQNGEVDAIVFSRLRYFALESAGFPVGQMLSDKYLPSFGNVLVTSPSLRESDPEVVSGFVSALDKGIQYVIDNTEAAVTEVIAKYSDSFAGQEESITQVITDVFVADLWQSEFTKEHGLGYGDLEKWQAAIDAQVSFGLINESYDASSLVVEPGDL; encoded by the coding sequence ATGAAGTTCCGTACCATTCGCGGGCCGCTTGCGATCATCGCCAGCGTCGCCACAGTCGCCGGTCTCGCAGCCTGCAGCCCCGCCGACACCGCCAGCCAGGGCGACACCTCGGGTGAGCGCACAAGCGTCACCATCCAGATCGACGGCGCCGCTGTCCCGTACTACGCGCCCCTCTATGAGGCCGCTGAGCAGGGCTACTTCGAGGAGGCAGGGCTCGACGTCGAGTTCACCTACGCCGAGGCCTCGAGCGTGCTGCAGAACGTCGCAGCCGGCAACGTGCAGTTCGGGTTCCCGAACGGCGACTCCGTCATCACGGCGAAGGCCAACGGTGTCGACGTCGAGGTCGTGCACACCACCTACCAGCAGGGCATCGGCGCGGTTCTCTTCAACAAGGAGACGAACCCCATCACGAAGCCCGAGGACCTGAAGGGCAAGACCGTCGCGGTCACCGACCTCGGCAGCCCGAACTACATCCAGCTGCAGGCGATGCTCGCCGACGCCGGCATGTCCGTCTCCGACCTCAATGTCGTCACGGTCGGCTCCGGCTCGATCGTCGCCGCGCTGCAGAACGGAGAGGTCGACGCGATCGTCTTCTCGCGCCTCCGCTACTTCGCGCTCGAGAGCGCAGGATTCCCGGTCGGTCAGATGCTGAGCGACAAGTACCTTCCTTCGTTCGGAAACGTGCTCGTCACGAGCCCCTCGCTTCGCGAGAGCGACCCTGAGGTCGTCTCCGGCTTCGTCTCGGCCCTCGACAAGGGCATCCAGTACGTGATCGACAACACGGAGGCGGCTGTCACCGAGGTCATCGCCAAGTACTCGGACAGCTTCGCCGGCCAGGAGGAGTCGATCACCCAGGTGATCACCGACGTGTTCGTCGCCGACCTGTGGCAGTCGGAGTTCACGAAGGAGCACGGCCTCGGCTACGGCGACCTCGAGAAGTGGCAGGCCGCCATCGACGCTCAGGTCTCCTTCGGTCTGATCAACGAGTCCTATGACGCCTCTTCACTGGTGGTGGAGCCCGGTGACCTCTGA
- a CDS encoding ABC transporter permease, whose protein sequence is MTSDVLTAERVRPLLVGGASLALGVAAWWALAEFSQIPAYILPSPGEVIDRAVGLASTGSLQLHTAQTLAEVGQGAVIGVVIGVLLAMVFYHVPFINRLLMPIIVVAQVTPKISIAPLIVLWIGLGIASKITLVALVVFYPILINMLARLQSMPSTMRDLARITGMGPVRRAFRIEFPYTFPAIAAGLKIGLLAGVTAAVIGEFIGATAGLGYIEKQGQDNDDIRLVMVALFLLSIIGYLLWALVGAIEKRVVRRFN, encoded by the coding sequence GTGACCTCTGACGTTCTGACCGCTGAGCGGGTGAGGCCTCTCCTCGTGGGAGGGGCCTCGCTCGCCCTCGGCGTCGCCGCATGGTGGGCGCTCGCCGAGTTCTCGCAGATTCCTGCGTACATCCTGCCGTCCCCCGGCGAGGTGATCGATCGTGCCGTGGGCCTCGCCTCGACAGGATCGCTCCAGCTTCACACTGCGCAGACGCTTGCGGAGGTGGGGCAGGGGGCCGTCATCGGCGTCGTCATCGGCGTTCTGCTGGCCATGGTGTTCTACCACGTGCCCTTCATCAACCGCCTCCTCATGCCGATCATCGTGGTCGCGCAGGTGACTCCGAAGATCTCCATCGCGCCGCTCATCGTGCTGTGGATCGGCCTCGGCATCGCCTCGAAGATCACGCTGGTGGCACTCGTCGTGTTCTACCCGATCCTCATCAACATGCTCGCGAGACTGCAGTCGATGCCGTCGACGATGCGGGATCTCGCACGCATCACGGGCATGGGCCCCGTGCGTCGGGCGTTCCGCATCGAGTTCCCGTACACGTTCCCGGCGATCGCTGCGGGCCTCAAGATCGGCCTCCTCGCCGGCGTCACGGCCGCCGTGATCGGTGAGTTCATCGGCGCGACCGCCGGCCTCGGCTACATCGAGAAGCAGGGCCAAGACAACGACGACATCCGCCTCGTGATGGTCGCCCTGTTCCTGCTGTCGATCATCGGCTACCTGCTGTGGGCCCTTGTCGGCGCCATCGAGAAGCGTGTGGTCAGGCGGTTCAATTGA
- a CDS encoding dihydroorotate dehydrogenase: MAVPAAESSRRQFFDARPVSGVDLGVTIGGLRLRNPVMPASGCFGPELGRMIPSDELGAAVTKTVFHDARGGNPVHRLTEVEAGMVNSVGIPSRGPAGYLEELHPLYSALDTPTIISVGGHRVHEYAPIVEELSAAGAAYELNVSCPNLDRDGADIGADPQAVLDVVRQVREVTDKPLIVKLPAMVASIAECAIAAEQGGASAVAVSNSIPSLPIDRASRRPALGNIVGGLSGPAIRPIVTRLVWLSARAVDIPVIACGGIETADDALDYFSVGASAIQVGTANFARPYAMVMIARELQRRCAAAGVSSIEELLTMGERNGG, encoded by the coding sequence ATGGCGGTGCCCGCCGCGGAGAGTTCGCGTCGGCAGTTCTTCGACGCCCGTCCCGTGTCGGGCGTCGACCTCGGCGTCACCATAGGCGGTCTGCGGCTGCGCAATCCGGTCATGCCGGCATCCGGATGCTTCGGCCCCGAGCTCGGGCGGATGATCCCGTCGGACGAACTCGGCGCCGCCGTGACGAAGACGGTGTTCCACGATGCGCGCGGCGGCAACCCCGTGCATCGCCTCACCGAGGTCGAGGCCGGAATGGTCAACAGTGTCGGAATCCCCAGCCGGGGGCCGGCGGGCTACCTGGAGGAGCTGCATCCGCTCTACAGCGCCCTTGACACGCCCACGATCATCAGCGTGGGTGGCCACCGGGTGCACGAGTATGCGCCCATCGTCGAAGAGCTGTCGGCCGCCGGTGCCGCGTACGAGCTGAACGTCTCCTGCCCCAACCTCGATCGTGACGGCGCCGATATCGGTGCCGACCCGCAGGCGGTTCTGGATGTCGTGCGCCAGGTGCGCGAGGTCACAGACAAGCCGCTCATCGTCAAGCTGCCGGCCATGGTCGCCTCGATCGCGGAATGCGCGATCGCGGCCGAGCAGGGCGGAGCGAGTGCTGTCGCGGTGTCGAACTCGATCCCCTCCCTGCCCATCGACCGCGCTTCGCGCAGGCCAGCGCTCGGAAACATCGTCGGCGGGCTGTCTGGGCCGGCCATCCGCCCCATCGTGACCCGCCTCGTGTGGCTGTCGGCGCGCGCCGTCGACATCCCCGTCATCGCCTGCGGAGGCATCGAGACGGCTGATGACGCGCTCGACTATTTCTCGGTCGGCGCCAGCGCAATTCAGGTAGGAACCGCCAACTTCGCCCGACCCTATGCCATGGTGATGATTGCTCGGGAGCTTCAGCGTCGTTGTGCCGCCGCAGGGGTGTCGAGTATCGAGGAACTGCTGACGATGGGGGAACGCAATGGTGGTTGA
- a CDS encoding IclR family transcriptional regulator — MVVERGEEKPMHVVVRALSVLTALSNRREGVTLQQLHRDLDIPLGSIHRLLRSLETEDFVMRSSTTKRYTLGSAALALGYHEQYDAFLVTPPQPVVELGRESGETAFLTRMIDSRVICVSLVESTHPLRLFVHVGQEMPLHAAASARIVLAHREPALVEALLTGQHREAYTSGTMREVNQLIDHLALVRNRGFDVCSSELDDAVWAVAAPVYDAFGRVECGIALAAAAGRVDSAERRAEFTSMVLRAAADLSRSQGFTGELPDNHDIAELTALYETAGDEHPFLSKTTLRRPQ; from the coding sequence ATGGTGGTTGAACGCGGCGAAGAGAAGCCCATGCATGTCGTCGTTCGTGCGCTCTCGGTTCTCACGGCGTTGAGCAATCGACGCGAAGGAGTCACGCTGCAGCAGCTGCACCGTGACCTGGACATTCCACTCGGCAGCATCCATCGCCTGCTGCGCAGCCTCGAGACCGAGGACTTCGTCATGCGGTCGAGCACGACGAAGCGATACACGCTCGGCTCCGCAGCACTCGCGCTCGGCTACCACGAGCAGTACGACGCCTTCCTCGTCACACCTCCTCAGCCCGTCGTCGAACTCGGCAGGGAGAGCGGCGAGACCGCCTTCCTCACCCGCATGATCGACAGCCGGGTGATCTGCGTCTCGCTCGTCGAATCGACGCATCCGCTTCGACTCTTCGTGCACGTCGGCCAGGAGATGCCGCTGCACGCGGCGGCCTCGGCCCGCATCGTGCTCGCCCACCGGGAGCCCGCCCTCGTCGAGGCGCTGCTCACCGGCCAGCACCGCGAGGCGTACACGAGCGGAACCATGCGAGAGGTCAATCAACTGATCGACCACCTGGCGCTCGTGCGGAATCGCGGCTTCGACGTCTGCAGCAGCGAGCTCGACGACGCGGTGTGGGCTGTGGCCGCGCCCGTCTACGACGCCTTCGGGCGCGTCGAATGCGGAATCGCCCTCGCCGCCGCCGCCGGACGGGTCGACAGTGCCGAACGCCGGGCGGAGTTCACGAGCATGGTCCTTCGGGCCGCCGCCGACCTGTCACGCAGCCAGGGCTTCACCGGAGAACTCCCCGACAACCACGACATCGCGGAACTCACGGCCCTCTACGAGACGGCCGGCGACGAGCATCCGTTTCTCTCCAAGACGACCCTGAGGCGCCCCCAGTGA
- a CDS encoding Zn-dependent hydrolase, with translation MQHPLENATASLVTTSRLSHWIDTFASLSEAGRGVTRLAYSPLERRSHAVFGEYMASLGLTVETDAAGNTIAELASTTGEREAAIGTGSHLDSVPEGGRFDGIAGVVAGMEVARIAVEQQLPRRRPWRFVAFASEEGARFGQACNGSRMIAGLTTSADLDGFHDKDGVSMAAAMKSVGLAPDAVETARWRSEDWFAFVEVHIEQGGVLESKNLSVGVVDVISGSTRLEVTVLGQASHTGGTPMHLRRDALVTAAECVLACQTIATDPEHHGTRVTVGRLDVHPGSITTIPGRVVFTVDVRDVDSDRQRLTAEDLVARFEQIARSRRTQLTVALIGDTSPVVLPSWVAEHIAAGAAEEGLSYRMLPSGASHDSQQINRVVPTGMVFVPSRDGLSHVPEEFTEASELADGTAVLLQAMKRLDAAS, from the coding sequence ATGCAGCATCCGCTCGAGAACGCAACGGCGTCGCTCGTGACGACCTCGCGTCTGTCCCACTGGATCGACACCTTCGCCTCGCTCAGCGAGGCCGGCCGGGGCGTGACCCGCCTCGCATACAGCCCGCTCGAACGCCGCTCCCATGCGGTGTTCGGCGAGTACATGGCGTCGCTGGGCCTGACCGTCGAGACGGATGCCGCAGGCAACACCATCGCGGAGCTCGCCTCCACAACGGGCGAGCGGGAGGCCGCCATCGGCACCGGCTCCCACCTCGACAGCGTGCCCGAGGGGGGCCGCTTCGATGGCATCGCCGGCGTGGTCGCCGGCATGGAGGTTGCTCGCATCGCGGTGGAGCAGCAGCTCCCGCGGCGGCGGCCCTGGCGTTTCGTCGCCTTCGCGAGCGAAGAGGGGGCTCGTTTCGGCCAGGCCTGCAACGGCAGTCGCATGATCGCCGGACTCACGACATCCGCTGACCTCGACGGGTTCCACGACAAGGACGGCGTGAGCATGGCCGCCGCGATGAAGAGCGTCGGTCTTGCGCCGGACGCCGTCGAGACGGCGCGGTGGCGAAGTGAGGACTGGTTCGCCTTCGTCGAGGTGCACATCGAACAGGGCGGCGTGCTCGAGTCGAAGAACCTCAGCGTCGGAGTCGTCGATGTGATCTCCGGCAGCACGAGGCTTGAGGTGACCGTGCTCGGCCAGGCGTCGCACACGGGCGGCACCCCCATGCATCTGCGGCGGGACGCGCTCGTGACGGCCGCCGAATGCGTGCTCGCGTGCCAGACGATCGCCACGGACCCCGAGCACCATGGAACCCGCGTCACGGTCGGCCGTCTCGATGTGCACCCCGGATCGATCACCACGATCCCGGGTCGGGTGGTCTTCACCGTCGATGTTCGCGATGTCGACAGCGACCGGCAGCGCCTCACCGCCGAAGACCTTGTGGCCCGCTTCGAGCAGATCGCCCGATCCCGGAGAACACAGCTCACGGTTGCCCTCATCGGTGACACGTCGCCCGTCGTGCTGCCGTCGTGGGTTGCCGAGCACATCGCCGCCGGCGCCGCAGAGGAGGGCCTCAGCTATCGGATGCTGCCGAGCGGGGCCAGCCACGACAGCCAGCAGATCAACAGGGTGGTGCCGACCGGCATGGTCTTCGTGCCCAGCCGCGACGGCCTCAGCCACGTACCGGAGGAGTTCACGGAGGCGAGCGAGCTGGCCGACGGTACTGCCGTCCTCCTGCAGGCTATGAAGAGATTGGATGCCGCATCATGA
- a CDS encoding FAD-binding oxidoreductase, with amino-acid sequence MSSTGTAGLEGLVVPRPPETSPRPQPIWDESIVVAHDIVGTRYHRLTLRSPEIAATASAGQFVMVSVPESAGDRILLPRPMAIHRRRVDRGMIELIFNVVGRGTSALSTVATGDRLLITGPLGRGFEIPETAGSLLLIGRGIGVCAVMGAIEDAVAEGRPATAVLSANTRSSIIGLEDCAELGAHAIGVADEDGTSAVAPLGARLRAEFAAAPPSAIMVCGSSRLTRLAADLAAEWGVEAQVSLEAHMACGIGYCHGCAAPVASADDTEGPLVCVDGPVFDVVTNRDAGARAA; translated from the coding sequence ATGAGCTCGACAGGAACAGCCGGCCTCGAGGGACTCGTCGTCCCGCGACCGCCCGAAACCTCGCCTCGGCCCCAGCCGATCTGGGATGAGTCGATCGTGGTGGCGCACGACATCGTGGGTACCAGATACCACCGGCTGACGTTGCGCAGCCCGGAGATCGCGGCCACGGCATCCGCGGGGCAGTTCGTCATGGTCTCGGTTCCCGAGTCTGCCGGCGACCGCATCCTGCTGCCGCGCCCGATGGCGATCCACCGCAGGCGTGTCGACCGCGGGATGATCGAACTGATCTTCAACGTAGTCGGTCGCGGCACCTCCGCGCTCAGCACCGTCGCGACGGGTGATCGGCTGCTGATCACCGGTCCGCTCGGTCGCGGCTTCGAGATTCCCGAGACAGCCGGGAGCCTCCTGCTCATCGGCCGCGGGATCGGCGTCTGCGCGGTCATGGGAGCGATCGAAGACGCCGTGGCCGAGGGGCGTCCGGCCACGGCCGTTCTCAGCGCGAACACACGCTCATCGATCATCGGGCTCGAGGACTGCGCAGAACTTGGCGCCCACGCGATCGGCGTCGCCGACGAGGACGGCACGAGCGCCGTTGCTCCTCTCGGTGCCCGCCTTCGAGCAGAGTTCGCCGCGGCGCCGCCCAGCGCGATCATGGTCTGCGGATCGAGCCGCCTCACGCGGCTCGCGGCGGATCTCGCCGCCGAATGGGGCGTCGAAGCACAGGTGTCGCTCGAAGCCCACATGGCCTGCGGTATCGGATACTGCCACGGCTGCGCGGCGCCGGTCGCCTCGGCGGACGACACGGAGGGGCCGCTCGTGTGCGTCGACGGCCCGGTGTTCGACGTCGTCACGAATCGAGACGCAGGCGCGAGAGCGGCGTGA
- a CDS encoding dihydroorotase, whose amino-acid sequence MIIRDVAIAGDDRGVDIEIRNGRIAAIVPSELRPDASIRRVVLPGLVDLHAHLREPGGERSETIETGTRAAAAGGFTDVFAMANLTPVTDTAARVRDLRARSLGASVRVHPVGAASVGLLGEELVDHAALAAEGVTLFSDDGKCLSEAEMVREVLARMAELGTIFAQHAQDPQIVGAGVINERVAHAAGAAGWPVSGEETIVARDIALAEATGGRLHVCHVSTRGTVELVRRAKARGVPVSAEVTPHHLVLTDDDAALAGPALKVNPPLRSPEDVAALREALRDGTIDAIGTDHAPHPAETKRMPWPDAAFGLTALETALPIVSEVLTNGGRTDWDAVARVMSFTPARIGGIADLAGRPVAVGEPATFCMVQPGHRWTVHAERMFSRSHNTPFEGRSLTARVLATVIDGRVVHAGDDDVFAASR is encoded by the coding sequence ATGATCATCCGCGACGTTGCCATAGCGGGTGACGACCGGGGCGTGGACATCGAGATCCGCAACGGCCGAATCGCGGCGATCGTTCCGAGCGAGCTACGGCCGGATGCGAGCATCCGCCGGGTCGTGCTGCCGGGACTCGTCGACCTGCATGCACACCTGCGCGAGCCGGGCGGGGAACGCTCGGAGACGATCGAGACGGGAACGCGTGCTGCCGCCGCGGGAGGATTCACCGACGTCTTCGCGATGGCCAATCTGACCCCCGTCACGGATACCGCAGCACGCGTCAGGGATCTCAGGGCGCGTTCGCTGGGTGCCAGCGTGCGGGTTCACCCTGTTGGTGCCGCCAGCGTCGGCCTGCTCGGAGAGGAGCTGGTCGACCATGCGGCGCTGGCCGCCGAAGGGGTGACGCTCTTCTCGGATGACGGCAAGTGCCTGAGCGAAGCCGAAATGGTGCGTGAGGTGCTCGCCCGCATGGCCGAACTCGGCACCATTTTCGCCCAGCATGCGCAGGATCCGCAGATCGTGGGCGCCGGCGTCATCAATGAGCGGGTGGCACACGCTGCGGGGGCGGCGGGCTGGCCCGTGTCGGGTGAGGAGACGATCGTGGCGCGCGACATCGCCCTGGCTGAGGCGACCGGCGGGCGCCTCCACGTGTGCCACGTGTCGACGAGGGGCACGGTCGAGCTCGTGCGGCGGGCGAAGGCGCGGGGCGTTCCTGTGAGCGCGGAGGTGACCCCGCACCACCTGGTGCTCACCGACGACGATGCGGCGCTCGCCGGGCCGGCGCTCAAGGTGAACCCGCCGCTGAGGTCCCCTGAGGACGTCGCGGCCCTGCGCGAGGCGCTGCGCGACGGCACGATCGATGCCATCGGAACCGATCACGCACCCCATCCGGCCGAGACGAAGCGGATGCCATGGCCGGATGCCGCCTTCGGGCTGACGGCCCTGGAGACGGCGCTTCCCATCGTCTCCGAGGTCCTGACGAACGGCGGACGGACCGACTGGGATGCCGTGGCCCGCGTCATGTCGTTCACGCCGGCGAGGATAGGGGGAATCGCCGATCTCGCCGGCCGCCCCGTCGCCGTGGGAGAACCCGCGACCTTCTGCATGGTGCAGCCCGGTCACCGCTGGACGGTGCATGCCGAGCGAATGTTCAGTCGCTCCCACAACACGCCGTTCGAGGGCCGCAGCCTGACCGCCCGCGTCCTCGCCACCGTGATCGACGGTCGCGTGGTGCATGCGGGCGACGACGACGTGTTCGCCGCCTCCCGCTGA
- a CDS encoding VIT1/CCC1 transporter family protein yields MTLDASHPNEPHGAGFAGRLNWLRAGVLGANDGIVSVAAIVVGVAGATSAVAPILTAGIAGLVGGAISMALGEYVSVSSQRDSQHALIAKERTELATMPEEELAELAEIYEAKGLTRATAARVAEELTAHDALTAHLEAELGINEEDVVSPWQAAGASALAFFIGALLPLVAILLPPETIRVPVTFAAVLLALAITGATSARIGGSPWLRPTLRVVIGGAIALAATFIIGSLLGTAGVV; encoded by the coding sequence ATGACCCTCGATGCATCCCACCCCAACGAACCCCACGGCGCCGGCTTCGCTGGGCGTCTCAACTGGCTGCGGGCGGGCGTGCTCGGGGCCAACGACGGCATCGTCTCCGTCGCCGCAATCGTCGTCGGGGTTGCGGGCGCAACCTCCGCGGTCGCACCCATCCTGACGGCCGGCATCGCCGGGCTGGTCGGCGGTGCGATCTCCATGGCGCTCGGCGAGTACGTGTCGGTGAGCAGCCAGCGTGACAGCCAGCACGCCCTCATCGCGAAGGAACGAACAGAGCTCGCGACGATGCCCGAAGAAGAACTCGCCGAGCTGGCCGAGATCTACGAAGCCAAGGGACTCACCCGCGCGACCGCAGCACGTGTCGCCGAGGAGCTGACCGCGCACGACGCACTCACAGCCCACCTCGAAGCAGAGCTGGGCATCAACGAAGAAGATGTCGTCAGCCCGTGGCAGGCTGCCGGAGCATCCGCCCTCGCGTTCTTCATCGGCGCGCTCCTGCCCCTCGTCGCCATCCTGCTGCCGCCGGAGACGATCAGAGTTCCCGTGACTTTCGCGGCCGTGCTGCTCGCCCTCGCGATCACGGGCGCGACGAGCGCACGCATCGGCGGCAGCCCCTGGCTTCGCCCGACTCTGCGCGTGGTCATCGGCGGGGCGATCGCACTCGCCGCAACCTTCATCATCGGGTCACTTCTCGGAACCGCAGGCGTAGTCTGA
- a CDS encoding MFS transporter gives MLNGAAGTLIVSLGLVQIAAGMSSLQSGLLTLGYLVAILATIRVGEKLLQRFGPKKPMLWGSIITGVGILMCSMTFLLIDQYIVFSVIGFTLFGIGLGFYATPSTDAALSNVPDDQVGAASGIYKMASSLGNAIGVAISAALYVAGQAVDPELIQSWGLFLGRQDNVALRFGGAIGLLFNVLMVVIAIASIILTVPSKRSKEEEEAVHDEVAPPAFGN, from the coding sequence CTGCTGAACGGTGCCGCGGGTACCCTCATCGTCTCGCTCGGCCTGGTGCAGATCGCGGCAGGGATGAGCTCGCTGCAGTCGGGGCTGCTGACGCTCGGCTATCTGGTGGCGATCCTCGCGACCATCAGGGTGGGCGAGAAGCTGCTGCAGCGTTTCGGCCCGAAGAAGCCGATGCTCTGGGGCAGCATCATCACCGGCGTGGGCATCCTGATGTGCTCGATGACGTTCCTGCTGATCGACCAGTACATCGTGTTCAGCGTCATCGGTTTCACCCTGTTCGGCATCGGTCTCGGCTTCTATGCGACCCCGTCGACGGATGCCGCGCTGTCGAATGTTCCGGATGACCAGGTCGGTGCCGCATCCGGAATCTACAAGATGGCGTCGTCACTGGGCAACGCGATCGGGGTGGCCATCTCGGCCGCCCTCTATGTTGCGGGGCAGGCCGTCGACCCGGAGCTCATCCAGTCGTGGGGCCTGTTCCTGGGGCGTCAGGACAATGTCGCGCTGCGCTTCGGCGGGGCGATCGGGCTGCTGTTCAACGTGCTGATGGTCGTGATCGCCATCGCCTCCATCATCCTCACGGTGCCGTCGAAGCGTTCGAAGGAAGAGGAGGAGGCGGTGCACGACGAGGTCGCGCCTCCGGCGTTCGGCAACTGA
- a CDS encoding TetR/AcrR family transcriptional regulator, with product MANLRTAQKEQTRQRLLDTALELFESQGYAATTIDDIATAAGTTRVTFYAHFPSRRAVMSALIGDLDHILERASSPARASTAAALVDVVHSGDPARIGEWVRTQVSRWPAIRPYITSAFVAAAVEPEIRELVDAWAEEVASDIKDGLDLADRFAPASRHFRGVLAFEMLDRANMNWIINQWDHEHDPAIDVLVEAWVKLLTEY from the coding sequence ATGGCCAATCTCCGTACCGCGCAGAAGGAGCAGACGCGCCAACGACTGTTGGACACCGCGCTCGAACTGTTCGAGTCGCAGGGCTACGCGGCCACCACGATCGACGACATCGCCACCGCCGCAGGCACAACGCGGGTGACGTTCTATGCGCACTTCCCGTCGCGTCGCGCAGTCATGTCGGCGCTCATCGGCGACCTCGACCACATCCTGGAACGCGCCTCGTCGCCGGCCCGAGCATCCACCGCCGCCGCCCTCGTCGACGTCGTGCACTCGGGCGACCCCGCGCGAATCGGCGAATGGGTGCGCACGCAGGTCAGCCGCTGGCCCGCCATCCGCCCCTACATCACCTCGGCATTCGTTGCCGCCGCCGTCGAGCCCGAGATCCGCGAGCTCGTCGACGCGTGGGCCGAAGAGGTCGCGAGCGATATCAAGGACGGCCTCGACCTCGCCGACCGCTTCGCCCCCGCCAGCCGACACTTTCGCGGCGTGCTCGCCTTCGAGATGCTCGACCGGGCGAACATGAACTGGATCATCAACCAGTGGGACCACGAACACGACCCGGCGATCGACGTGCTCGTCGAAGCGTGGGTGAAGCTGCTCACCGAGTACTGA
- a CDS encoding NAD(P)/FAD-dependent oxidoreductase: MGNGIAGLTAADSLRAGGFDGELTMVGAETRPAYSRPALSKALLRSDTDLTSHELPPPDHGATELLGRTAVGLDADRRVLTLDDGTELEYDGLVIASGSRARRLGTGSDELVLRTLDDALALREKLSSRPDVVIVGGGPLGMEAASGALEAGCRVTVVTNEPPLERQLGPYLSSHITAAATARGLTLIITPGARVVDQDGRSRVELADGTIIDGEILLSAVGDIPNTEWLEGSGLADGGPLAVDSRGRLRPEIVAAGDVAAFPLAGANVRSPIWHSAIEQARVAAGALLHGDAAPELQAQPYFWTELFDLNIRVAGRTPLVGEPELVDGALDGPALLRWRHDDGTAAAVSVNYRIPIPRLRKLCD; the protein is encoded by the coding sequence GTGGGCAACGGCATCGCCGGGCTCACCGCGGCGGACTCCCTGCGCGCAGGCGGCTTCGACGGCGAGCTGACCATGGTCGGCGCCGAGACGCGGCCTGCATACAGCCGCCCTGCACTGTCGAAGGCGCTTCTGCGCAGCGACACCGACCTCACCTCGCACGAACTCCCACCGCCCGACCACGGGGCAACAGAGTTGCTCGGCCGCACCGCGGTCGGGCTCGACGCAGACCGCCGCGTACTGACACTCGACGATGGAACGGAACTCGAATACGACGGGCTGGTGATCGCCAGCGGTTCGCGGGCCAGACGACTCGGAACCGGGTCTGACGAACTGGTGCTCCGCACCCTCGACGACGCACTCGCCCTCCGCGAGAAGCTGTCGTCACGACCAGACGTGGTCATCGTCGGCGGCGGCCCCCTCGGCATGGAGGCCGCCTCCGGCGCCCTCGAGGCCGGATGCCGCGTGACCGTCGTCACCAACGAGCCGCCCCTGGAGCGACAGCTCGGCCCCTACCTGAGCAGCCACATCACCGCCGCCGCCACGGCACGCGGCCTCACCCTCATCATCACCCCGGGTGCCCGAGTGGTCGACCAGGATGGCAGGTCACGGGTGGAACTCGCTGACGGAACCATCATCGACGGCGAGATTCTCCTCAGCGCCGTCGGCGACATCCCCAACACCGAATGGCTCGAAGGGAGCGGGCTGGCCGACGGCGGCCCCCTCGCCGTCGACAGCCGCGGCAGGCTCCGCCCCGAGATCGTCGCGGCCGGAGACGTCGCCGCGTTCCCTCTAGCCGGCGCCAATGTGCGCAGCCCCATCTGGCACAGCGCCATCGAGCAGGCGAGAGTCGCCGCAGGCGCCCTGCTGCACGGCGATGCGGCCCCCGAGCTGCAGGCTCAGCCCTACTTCTGGACCGAACTCTTCGACCTCAACATTCGCGTCGCCGGCCGGACACCCCTCGTGGGAGAACCCGAACTGGTGGACGGTGCCCTCGACGGGCCCGCGCTGCTGCGATGGCGGCACGACGACGGCACCGCGGCTGCCGTATCCGTCAACTACCGCATCCCCATCCCCCGTCTGCGCAAGCTCTGCGACTGA
- a CDS encoding ferredoxin, with amino-acid sequence MRIELDRPRCEGHGLCEEAAPDLMHLDDDGELVIDIAEVDGAALDRARAAVRVCPVAALRLAERA; translated from the coding sequence ATGAGAATCGAACTCGACCGCCCCCGCTGCGAGGGCCACGGGCTGTGCGAAGAAGCAGCGCCAGACCTCATGCACCTGGACGATGACGGCGAACTCGTCATCGACATCGCCGAGGTGGACGGCGCGGCACTCGATCGAGCGCGCGCCGCGGTGCGCGTCTGCCCGGTCGCCGCGCTGCGCCTGGCCGAGCGCGCCTGA